The DNA sequence GCGCGCGCCAGACGGGCGCCGCGCTCCTGCTGCGGCATGACCGGATTGCTGGGGGCCACTGGCACCGGCAGGCTGGCCTGGGCATCGGACAAGGCGCGGTAGGCCGAGGTATCGGGCAAGACCGGCGTGAGGGCATCACGCCGACTGAAGTCGAAGGCCGTGCTCAGGTCGCCGCAGACGGCACGGCGCCAGGGGCTGATGTTGGGCTCGTGGACATCGAAGACCTGCTCCAGGAAGCGGATCACCGAGGTGTGATCGAACACTTCCGAGCACACGTAACCGCCCTTGGACCAGGGCGAGATCACCAGCATCGGCACCCGCGCACCCAGCCCGGCCGGCAAGTCGTCGGCGGGATTGACGTAGTCGCCCACGCGGTGGAATTCGCCGCTCACGTCCACCGTCGACAAGCCTTGCTGCGCGTGAAGCGGCGGCGTAGGCGGCACCACGTGGTCGAAGAAGCCATCGTTTTCGTCATAGTTCACCAGCAGCACGGTGCTGCTCCACAAGGCTGGATTGGCCGTGAGGATATCCAGCACCTGGCTGATGTAATGAGCGCCATAGCCGGGGGTACGATCCGGGTGCTCGCAACTGAGCTTGGGCGGCATCAGCCACGAGACCTGCGGCAGGCTACCGCCCTGCACGTCACGCGCCAGGTCGGCCAGCGTGAACTTGCTGCAAGCCTTCTGCCACAGTGGCGAATCCGGGGCGGCGGTCTGGTACTGGTTGAAGAAGTACTGCAGGACATTGAAGTCGCTCGGGTAGTCGCCATGGTCCTGCTGCTCTTCATCAGTCCCCTGGTAGACCTTCCAGGACACCTGGTGCTGCTCCAGCCGCTCCGGGTAGGTCATCCAGCGGAAGCTGTCGGCCCCGGTGCGCACCTGGCCCGGCACGCCCGACCAGGCGCCGGTGCGCGGCTGGTAGGTCATGGGACCGCCAAAGCGGCCCGCCAGGTCGATGCCGCCACTCATCAGGTGAAAGCGGTTGGGGTTGGTCGAACCCAGCACCGAGCAATGGTAGGCATCGCAGATGGTGAACGCTTCGGCCAGGGCATAGTGGAAAGGCAGGTCTTCGCGGGTGAAGTAACCCATGGTGACGGTGTCTTTCTTGGCCTCGATCCAGCGATCATAGTCGCCCCGGTTCCAGGCGGCGTGCTGGTCCTTCCAGGCGTGCGGCAGGTTGCCACCGGCACGCCCGGCGCTGGTAGTGGCCATCTCCAGGCGATACGGCAGCACCAGCTTGCCCTGGGCATCACGCTGGTAAAACACCGGGTTGCCGTCCGGCAGGGGGCGCGGGATGCTGTCGCCAAAACCCCGCACCCCTTTCAGGCAGCCGAAATAGTGATCGAAGGAACGGTTCTCCTGCATCAGGATCACCACATGCTTCACATCCTTGATGCTGCCCGTGGGTGAGGACGGGGCAATGGCCAAGGCCTTGCGGATACTGGCCGGCAGGCTCGACAAGGCCAGCGCCGCGCCGCCCGAGCGGGCAGCGGCCTTGAGGAAATTGCGGCGGCCATAGGGGTTTCTTTTCATCGACATCATCCTCGATTGCTCATTCTCAGTTCAGGCTGAAGCGCAGTTCGACCTCGCCCAACACCGGTTCATCGGTACGCGAGAACTTCCATTGCATCAGCGCCTTGGTGGCGGCCTGGTCAAACAGCTTGGCCGGCTGGGCGCGCACGATCTTGACCGCACTGACCGAGCCATCCTTCTCGATGGTCACGTGCGCCACCACCACGCCTTCGGTATTGCTGGCCAGGGCCTTGGGGGGGTAATCCGGCTCCACCCGCAGCAGCGGCACCAGTCCGCGCCTGACCGCACCCGCGTCAACCTTGGGCGGAACCGGTGCTGGCGGCGCACTCGGGGCGGCCGGTTTGGCAGCCACGGCTGGGCTGGGCGGCGGTGCGGCTTGCGCGACCGGGGCCGGCTCTTGCGGCACGGGTTGCGCTTTGGCCTGCGGCGTTGGCGTTGGCGCCGGCTTGGGCTTGGGTGTGGGCTTGGGCGGCTTAGGGGTGGGCGGCGGCGGTACCGGCGGCGCCGGTTCCGGCAGCGGCGGGGCCTCGGCGATGGTGACCAGCTTCATCACCTTGACCGGCTCCGGTACCGGTTCGGGCACATGGGCCTGCGGCCAGCCCAGCCACACGATGGCCACTTCAATGGCCACCGCCACGGCGATGGCCAACGGCCAGCGCAGCGCAGCACCACCCTGGAAGGCAGGCGCCATCCCGTGGCGCGGCAGGGTCAGGGAATCACTCATCATGGCCATCTCAATGCTTGGCGGCGATGCCGATGTCTTCCACTCCGGCCTCGCGCGCCACATCCATGACGTGCAACAGGTTTTCCAGCGAGACGTCCTTGTCGCCAGCCACCAGCACTTCCAGCTTGGCCGTCTGCGCCCGCTCCTTGAGTTCGCCCACCAGCGCATCGTGCTGGACCGGCTTGCCCTCGAAGAACATCTCGCCTTGCTGGTTGACCACGATGGTCAGCGATTTGCTGGGCAGCGTGGCGGCGCTGGCGGCTTGCGGTACATTGATCTTCAGTCCGCTGACATCGATCATCTTCAACATGGTCACCATGAAGAAAATCAGCAAGAACATCATGATGTCGATCATCGGGATGATCTCGATATGCGGCTCATCCGATTGCAGGTAACGGGTGCGGCTCATGATGCGGCTCCAGCGTAAGCCACATCGGCTACGCGCTTGATGACGCTCTTGCCCTGCGCTGCACCCTGGGCATCGGCGGCTTGACGCACGATGATCGATTCTTCATACAGGCAATGTTGCTTGATGAAGACCAGCTTGATCAGATCCAGCTCCAGCAAGGCCAGGCGCACGCGCTTGGCGAAATAGCTGTTGGCCGCCACCCCGGCAATGGCCACCAGCAGGCCACAACCGGTGGCCAGCAGCGAGTGGCCGATGCCGTTGGTGACCGCGCCGCTGCTGCTGCCGGCAGTGCCCAGCACGTTGAAGGATTCGGTGATGCCGATGATGGTGCCCAGCAGACCGATCAGCGGACCCAGTGTGATGGCCGCACCCAGCAACCACAGCGAGCGATCCAGTTCGGGCATGGTGCGCACGATGCTCTCATCGATGTAACGCTCCATGGCCTCGCCCGAGGCCAGCGCCCGGGATTCGACCGAAGCCTGCAGGGTCGGGCCGAAGATGGTGCTGCGATAGCGTTGGACGATGTCCTGCAGCGCGGCAGTATTCTGATGGTCGGCTTGTGTGAGCGCCTCGTCGATGCGCTTGCCCGAAGGCAGGCAGCGCGCGAAGAAGATGAAGCGCTCGACCGAGACGGCCAGCACCACCAGCAGCAGCAGGGCCAGGATGGGAATGATGCCCATCGATTGGCGGCTCAATTCCAGGAGTTGTTCAAGATTGGACATGGCATTTCCTTACAGGGGGAGGTACAAGGGGAAGTCAAATGAAACCAGTTGCATCACAGGTTCTTGGGGCTGTAGTTCACGCCGACCCAGATCATCCGGCCCATGGAGAAGGTGTCCTTGAGCAGATCCTTGTTGGGACCGGTGACGCTGGTGACCGGCGAATTGGTCAGGTTGGCCACCTCGGCGAAGGCGCGCCAGCCATTGCCCAAGTCGTAGCGGGCCTGCAGGTCGATCTGCTTGCGCGCCTGCCAGTAGACGTCCTGGCTGGGCAGGCTGGCGTCCACCAGGCGCAGGCTGCGACCGGTCCAGTTGTAGGCGGCCGAGAGATCGAGCTTCTGGTAGTTGTAGAACACGGTCAGGTTGCGGATCTGGTCGGGCTGGTTGACCAGGTTGTTGATGGTGCGAGTACTGCCGTTGCTGGTGGCGGCGTTGAGGCGGCCATTGAGGAAGCTGATATTGGCCGAGAAGCCCAGACCCTGCAGCAGCGGGCTGATCCAGCCCAGCGAGTTCTGCACGTAGCTCAGTTCC is a window from the Herbaspirillum rubrisubalbicans genome containing:
- a CDS encoding phosphocholine-specific phospholipase C translates to MKRNPYGRRNFLKAAARSGGAALALSSLPASIRKALAIAPSSPTGSIKDVKHVVILMQENRSFDHYFGCLKGVRGFGDSIPRPLPDGNPVFYQRDAQGKLVLPYRLEMATTSAGRAGGNLPHAWKDQHAAWNRGDYDRWIEAKKDTVTMGYFTREDLPFHYALAEAFTICDAYHCSVLGSTNPNRFHLMSGGIDLAGRFGGPMTYQPRTGAWSGVPGQVRTGADSFRWMTYPERLEQHQVSWKVYQGTDEEQQDHGDYPSDFNVLQYFFNQYQTAAPDSPLWQKACSKFTLADLARDVQGGSLPQVSWLMPPKLSCEHPDRTPGYGAHYISQVLDILTANPALWSSTVLLVNYDENDGFFDHVVPPTPPLHAQQGLSTVDVSGEFHRVGDYVNPADDLPAGLGARVPMLVISPWSKGGYVCSEVFDHTSVIRFLEQVFDVHEPNISPWRRAVCGDLSTAFDFSRRDALTPVLPDTSAYRALSDAQASLPVPVAPSNPVMPQQERGARLARALPYDLAVHDRVLPAQGSIQLDFLNPGRAGVVYQVYARQDSERYKTFTVEPGKSLSAQWSGVGPVGGYELKVYGPNGFLRELRGSLVRPQLAEPVVQARHDGERGELVLTLENPGAQPLRIVIHDQIHGQATRTLTLAAGQQLRYQWSVAASHHWYDLLLQVEDVPGFARRLAGHVETGSPSVFIS
- a CDS encoding energy transducer TonB — encoded protein: MMSDSLTLPRHGMAPAFQGGAALRWPLAIAVAVAIEVAIVWLGWPQAHVPEPVPEPVKVMKLVTIAEAPPLPEPAPPVPPPPTPKPPKPTPKPKPAPTPTPQAKAQPVPQEPAPVAQAAPPPSPAVAAKPAAPSAPPAPVPPKVDAGAVRRGLVPLLRVEPDYPPKALASNTEGVVVAHVTIEKDGSVSAVKIVRAQPAKLFDQAATKALMQWKFSRTDEPVLGEVELRFSLN
- a CDS encoding ExbD/TolR family protein; translated protein: MSRTRYLQSDEPHIEIIPMIDIMMFLLIFFMVTMLKMIDVSGLKINVPQAASAATLPSKSLTIVVNQQGEMFFEGKPVQHDALVGELKERAQTAKLEVLVAGDKDVSLENLLHVMDVAREAGVEDIGIAAKH
- a CDS encoding MotA/TolQ/ExbB proton channel family protein, with translation MSNLEQLLELSRQSMGIIPILALLLLVVLAVSVERFIFFARCLPSGKRIDEALTQADHQNTAALQDIVQRYRSTIFGPTLQASVESRALASGEAMERYIDESIVRTMPELDRSLWLLGAAITLGPLIGLLGTIIGITESFNVLGTAGSSSGAVTNGIGHSLLATGCGLLVAIAGVAANSYFAKRVRLALLELDLIKLVFIKQHCLYEESIIVRQAADAQGAAQGKSVIKRVADVAYAGAAS